A region of Candidatus Poribacteria bacterium DNA encodes the following proteins:
- a CDS encoding tetratricopeptide repeat protein produces the protein MERNGGNYPCLLLNGQYPFGGGWVREAISAYDMALRLKPDYAEAYYNRGTAKTLIGEYKAAIPDFDEAIRLHPEFVEAHYNRGTTKLALNRREEARSHFQTALKLAEQQGREDIKVSSTECLGKT, from the coding sequence ATGGAGCGAAATGGAGGTAACTATCCATGCCTTCTTCTCAATGGGCAATATCCTTTCGGGGGGGGTTGGGTAAGAGAAGCCATTTCTGCCTACGACATGGCACTTCGCCTGAAACCCGATTACGCCGAAGCTTACTACAATCGCGGCACGGCGAAAACGTTAATTGGCGAATACAAAGCCGCCATTCCTGATTTTGATGAAGCTATCCGTCTGCATCCAGAATTTGTAGAGGCACACTACAATCGCGGGACCACAAAACTTGCCCTCAACCGGCGTGAAGAAGCACGTTCTCATTTTCAAACAGCGTTAAAATTGGCTGAACAGCAGGGACGTGAAGATATCAAAGTCAGCAGCACCGAATGCCTTGGAAAAACTTAA